CGCCGCCGCCAAGACCTCCTCGGGAAACTCCAGCGGCAAATCATGCCCGTGGATGATGGCCAAAATGTCCAGCTTGGGATCACCCTTCCGTCCCAGGACCCGGAGCAGCTCGCCTCGGGGAACACTGCGGCCTCCCTGAAAACTGTGAATGACCGCCACCACCTGATCGCCCTCGCGTGGGGCCCGCTCCAGCTGGCCCCCCTGGGGCTGCCCCTTGAGCGCAATGACGGGCGGAAAACGCAAATCCTCCACCTCCACTCGCCAGAACTTTCCGGAGCGTCTCAGCGTGCCGACCACCCCCCCCTTCCGTCGCTCAACCACCTCCAGAATCTTGGCCTCCGGCCCCCGCTTCTCCTGAACGGCCTTCCGAGCGCGGCTGGGCAGGTGCTTTTGCCAAGCCTTGGCCTGCGCCTCCTGGAGCTGGATCCGCACGCGGTCGCCATGGAGCGCGCTCCCTTGGTGGTGGCGATTGACAAAGTAGCGCTCTCCGCGCAGCCCCCCCGTATTGTCCTCAAAAAACCAGGGCATCCCTCCCCGATCCACTTGCAAGGTCCCTTCCAAGACCCTTTTCCCCGCCCGCCCTGCGCTTGGTCTTTTCTGGGAACTCTTCTCGGAAGGAAGCGCGTAGCGGCTCTTGCGGACCCGCCGGACCTGGCCGCGTTTCTCTAACTGGCGAAGGGCCGCCCGGAGGTCCGCTCTTGCTTCCCCCTTCAGCCCGAGCGCCGCGACCAATTCTGTCTTGTTCTTCGGCTGATAGCTCGGGGCAGACAGCAGCTTGAGGAGTTGTGTTTCTAAGGAATCAGCCACGGATGGAAGCCCCTCCCTGCCACGGCTCCCCGCGCTCGGAAAGGTGGGAAAAGGGCTTTTTCTTCTTCTCGCTCGGCCACCGGGTTCTCCCCTTGCTTCTTGCAGGCGGAGGGACTAGCCTGCCAGTTCGAAACGTTCACTTCCCCCCATCCTATGCCCCTTCCCCTCTCCCGCCGCCTCGCAGGCTTCACTCTCCTCGAGTTGTTGACCGTCATCACCATCATCGCCGTCTTGGCCGGGCTCTCCTTCCCCGCCTACCAAATGGTCACCAACAAGGCCCGGCGGGCCGCTGCCACCACCACAGTCAATGCCTTGGCCCAGGCCTGTGAATCCTTCGCCTTGGAATACAACCGCTATCCGCAAGGGGCCACCACCACCACCACCGATAGCGCTTACAACACCGCCAACACCCAAAGCGAGTTCGCGGCCGTCCCGGGCAGCTACAACGCGCGCTTCATGTCCGAGCTGACCGGCATCGGGACCGATGATGGGACGCGTTACATCAATTTCAAAGGCCTCCGTTTCCTGGAAAGCAAAGACGCCACCGGTGACATCTCGGGCGACTACAAAGACGGGTTTGTCTTGAACAGCTCGGGAAACCAAGTCGAACTCTTCGATCCCTTTGGCTTCCCCTACATCGTGGCCGTGGACGGGGACTTCGACAAAGCCATCAACAAAACCGTCTTCCCGCTGACTGAAATCCAAAGTCGCATCGACAGTGGAGCCCTTCAGAAGGGCGTGGGTGCCGTCGCCCTCGGCGATGAAAAGGGACCCGAAGCCGACCCGCGCAAACTCCGCAACGCCATCGTCTCCTGGCAATAGCCGCTAGCAGAAAGGAAGCGCTGGCCGAGGCCATCACGCGCTCCCCAAACCACCCCTCGCTCGGACCAGATGGTGCACGGGGACGGGATCGAACCGCCGACCAACTGGGTGTAAACCAGTCGCTCTACCGCTGAGCTACCCGTGCTTTGGGCGGGGCGGAAAGCATGGCTCAAAGCGCATTGGCTGCAAGCCAAAACAAGCGACCGCCGATTGACGGGAAATCGCCCGGAAAATCAAGCGGTCTCGCGATATTTTTGCAAATTCCGCTTGCCTGTCGAGGGACCCATACAACTATTCCCCCCTCCCGGCTGAACCCTCAGAAGGGACCCCTCAACCGCTCCACTTCAGACAGCCTCACGAATGTCGCCGGCCACCGCCCACGCTCCTTCTCTTCCACTCGCTGTCAGCCAAACTGCCGAGGCATTTTTTGAGGTTCTCCCTTGGTTCACGAATGCTCTCGTGGTGACCCTCATCGCCGGCGGCATTCTCTTCTTCGTCTGCCGAGCCGCCACCAGCAAAATGCGGCGCGTGCCGGGCACCCTCCAGAACATGCTCGAAATGGTCGTGGATGGCTTTTACAGCTTTGTCGAGGGAATCGTGGGCCCGAAAATCGCCCCCAAGGCCTTCCCCCTCCTCTGCACCATCTTTCTCTTCTACCTTGTCTCCAACTGGTTGGGGCTCATTCCCGGGGTCGGCACCATCTATCTCAATGGCAAGCCGGCCCTCCGCCCGCCCGGTGCCGACATCAACAACAACCTCGCCATCGCCCTGCTTTTCATGGTCGTGTGGCTGGTCATCTCCATGAAGGAAATGGGCGTGGGCGGCTTTTTTGCCCACCTCTTCGCCCCCAAGGGCGGGCTGACCGGGATCCTTCGGACCGCCCTCATCCCCATCTTCCTCTTTGTGGGCCTCTTGGAGATTGTCTCGATCTCCGTCCGCCCCTTCTCGCTCTCGCTGCGCCTCTACGGCAATATCTTCGCCGGGGAAACCCTGCTCCACACCATGGCCGAATTAGGGGACAAGCTCGGCTTGGGCAACGCCCTGGCCTACATCGCCCGCGTCCTGGTGCCGGTGCCCTTCTACTTTTTGGAAATCCTGGTGGGCTTCCTTCAAGCCATCGTCTTTTCCCTCCTCTGCGCTGTTTACATCCAGCTCTCCACCACGCATGACGACCACCACGAGGAGGGCGCGCCTCATTGAAAACACTCTTTCCGTCGGGACCATGGCATCACGACTGTGGGCGGCGGGATCGACAACTGAAAACAAACCACTGAACCTACAACCACTACTATTATGGCTGGAGAAATGATCCTCGCCGCCGCCGGCGTCGCTGACTACGCCATGGCTGTCTGCGGTGCTGCCGCTGCCATCGCCATTGGCATGATCGGCACCAAAGCCGCCGAAGCCACCGGTCGCAATCCCGGTGCTTCCGGACAGATCCTCACCATCGCCGTTCTCGGCATGGCACTCGCCGAGGCGATCGCGATTTACGCGCTCGTCCTTGCGTTCATCAAGTAATTCCCCATCGGCGTGGTCGCTGGCCGGACCGGCCAGTGGCCACTCCGCTTTTCTTACCTACCGCTTCCTCATGATCAGTTCCTTGGCCCTCATCGCAGCTGCCGCTCCTCCGGAAGGCTCGGGGCTGCTCGGATTCAACTTTCCTGCGCTCATCGCGCAATTCCTTTGCTTCCTACTGGTCTTCTTCATCCTGAAGAAGCTCGCTTTTGGCCCCATTGTGGCCCAACTGGAAGCCCGGCGCCGCACCATCGAAGAAGCCGAGGCCAACGCCGCCAAAATGAAGGACCAGCTCTCTCTGGCAGAGGACAAGGTCAAAGAGATGATGGCCGAGGCCAACGACAAGGCCCAGGCCATGATCGACGAAGCCAACGCCACCGCCGAGAAATTCCGCACCCAAAAGCAGGAATCCGCCCTCGGAGAAGCCCAGCAAATCGTGGAAAAGGCCCGCGAAGCCACCCGGCTCGAGCGCGAGCAAGCCATGGCCGACCTCAAAAAGGACTTCTCTCGCCTCCTCATCGCCAGCACCTCCAAAGTCACTGGCAAGGTCCTGACCGAAGAGGACAAGAATCGCCTCAACCAGGAAGCGGTCGCCGAAATCTAATCCTTCATGAAGGTCTCCAAAGACGCCCAGCGCACCGCTCGCCAGCTCCTCCAGCTCTGCTTTCTCGATGGCAAGTTTTCCGGAGAACGAGCCTTGCAGGTCATGAAGGGCGTGCGGGAAAAAAATCCCCGCGGAGCCCTCATGGTGCTGAGCGCCTTCGGGCGTCTCGTGAAACTGGAACAAGCCAAACGCCACACCCTCATTCAAAGCGCCGAACCCCTCGATGCCGCCACCCAAAGCCAGCTCGAACGCACCCTCAAAAGCAAATACGGAGAGGACCTCACCTTCGAATTCACGACCCAGCCAGCCCTCCTAGGGGGACTCCGCATCCAAGTCGGGAGCGATGTCTGGGACGGCTCCGTGCAAGCCCGCCTCCATCACCTATCCGAAGCCCT
This portion of the Verrucomicrobiota bacterium genome encodes:
- the atpB gene encoding F0F1 ATP synthase subunit A, which produces MSPATAHAPSLPLAVSQTAEAFFEVLPWFTNALVVTLIAGGILFFVCRAATSKMRRVPGTLQNMLEMVVDGFYSFVEGIVGPKIAPKAFPLLCTIFLFYLVSNWLGLIPGVGTIYLNGKPALRPPGADINNNLAIALLFMVVWLVISMKEMGVGGFFAHLFAPKGGLTGILRTALIPIFLFVGLLEIVSISVRPFSLSLRLYGNIFAGETLLHTMAELGDKLGLGNALAYIARVLVPVPFYFLEILVGFLQAIVFSLLCAVYIQLSTTHDDHHEEGAPH
- a CDS encoding F0F1 ATP synthase subunit delta, yielding MKVSKDAQRTARQLLQLCFLDGKFSGERALQVMKGVREKNPRGALMVLSAFGRLVKLEQAKRHTLIQSAEPLDAATQSQLERTLKSKYGEDLTFEFTTQPALLGGLRIQVGSDVWDGSVQARLHHLSEAL
- a CDS encoding prepilin-type N-terminal cleavage/methylation domain-containing protein; this translates as MPLPLSRRLAGFTLLELLTVITIIAVLAGLSFPAYQMVTNKARRAAATTTVNALAQACESFALEYNRYPQGATTTTTDSAYNTANTQSEFAAVPGSYNARFMSELTGIGTDDGTRYINFKGLRFLESKDATGDISGDYKDGFVLNSSGNQVELFDPFGFPYIVAVDGDFDKAINKTVFPLTEIQSRIDSGALQKGVGAVALGDEKGPEADPRKLRNAIVSWQ
- the atpF gene encoding F0F1 ATP synthase subunit B, giving the protein MISSLALIAAAAPPEGSGLLGFNFPALIAQFLCFLLVFFILKKLAFGPIVAQLEARRRTIEEAEANAAKMKDQLSLAEDKVKEMMAEANDKAQAMIDEANATAEKFRTQKQESALGEAQQIVEKAREATRLEREQAMADLKKDFSRLLIASTSKVTGKVLTEEDKNRLNQEAVAEI
- a CDS encoding ATP synthase F0 subunit C, producing the protein MILAAAGVADYAMAVCGAAAAIAIGMIGTKAAEATGRNPGASGQILTIAVLGMALAEAIAIYALVLAFIK